From a region of the Rathayibacter sp. VKM Ac-2804 genome:
- a CDS encoding extracellular solute-binding protein: MFRSHSKRYSAVAAVAVAALALTGCSGGGSGASATLDPDEEITLDYTFWGNDDRAARYDQAIALFEEEHPNITINSTFTDYPGYWEKRQTEAAGGGLPDVMQFDYTYLRQYGDNGLLGDLSEYFGGVVDESTISPELLATGELDGATYAIPTGYSAWAVFQNQDLLAANGVEPYAGGGSWEDYAAYVADVTAKTGGAVYGGTDYTGRIQNFELQLRADGKELFTEDGELGFTEDDLAAFWEQGDEMRTSTGVPAARLQELLPKSGFGAGIATSEMSWSNFLGGYIGDSGASEIVMTAPPTSDEGSKDLYQKVGLMQAISSATEHPEAAATFLDFLINSPEVGEIFGATLGIPASSEQLAGANLEGPDKQVADYLDSVEDRLGEAPAAPVAGYGAIEANFLDLGTSLGLGAVTVDEAVQQFFDETDVTLQN; the protein is encoded by the coding sequence ATGTTCCGCTCACACAGCAAGCGCTACTCGGCGGTGGCCGCCGTGGCCGTGGCCGCCCTCGCGCTGACCGGCTGCTCCGGTGGAGGCTCCGGGGCTTCCGCCACCCTGGACCCCGACGAGGAGATCACCCTCGACTACACGTTCTGGGGCAACGACGACCGTGCCGCCCGCTACGACCAGGCCATCGCGCTGTTCGAAGAGGAGCACCCGAACATCACCATCAACTCGACCTTCACCGACTACCCCGGCTACTGGGAGAAGCGCCAGACCGAGGCGGCCGGCGGCGGACTCCCCGACGTGATGCAGTTCGACTACACCTACCTCCGCCAGTACGGCGACAACGGCCTGCTCGGCGACCTGTCCGAGTACTTCGGCGGCGTGGTCGACGAGAGCACCATCTCCCCCGAGCTGCTCGCCACCGGCGAGCTCGACGGCGCGACCTACGCGATCCCCACCGGCTACAGCGCCTGGGCGGTCTTCCAGAACCAGGACCTCCTCGCCGCGAACGGCGTCGAGCCCTACGCGGGCGGCGGCAGCTGGGAGGACTACGCGGCGTACGTCGCCGACGTCACCGCCAAGACCGGCGGCGCCGTCTACGGGGGCACCGACTACACCGGCCGCATCCAGAACTTCGAGCTGCAGCTGCGCGCGGACGGCAAGGAGCTGTTCACGGAGGACGGCGAGCTCGGCTTCACCGAGGACGACCTCGCCGCGTTCTGGGAGCAGGGCGACGAGATGCGCACGAGCACCGGCGTGCCGGCCGCGCGCCTCCAGGAGCTGCTGCCCAAGTCGGGCTTCGGCGCCGGCATCGCGACCAGCGAGATGAGCTGGAGCAACTTCCTCGGCGGCTACATCGGCGACAGCGGCGCGTCCGAGATCGTGATGACCGCCCCGCCGACCTCGGACGAGGGCAGCAAGGACCTCTACCAGAAGGTCGGTCTGATGCAGGCGATCTCGTCCGCCACCGAGCACCCCGAGGCCGCCGCGACGTTCCTCGACTTCCTGATCAACAGCCCCGAGGTCGGCGAGATCTTCGGCGCCACGCTGGGCATCCCCGCGTCCTCCGAGCAGCTCGCCGGCGCGAACCTCGAAGGGCCGGACAAGCAGGTCGCCGACTACCTCGACTCCGTCGAGGACCGTCTCGGCGAGGCCCCGGCCGCTCCGGTCGCCGGCTACGGCGCCATCGAGGCGAACTTCCTCGACCTGGGCACGAGCCTCGGTCTCGGCGCGGTCACCGTCGACGAGGCCGTCCAGCAGTTCTTCGACGAGACCGACGTCACGCTCCAGAACTGA
- a CDS encoding family 43 glycosylhydrolase, translated as MPLREDAFAVPYCDPVFDGPTDPVLVADTLRGEWRLFYTQRRATLDLPGVEWVHGSAVGVAVSRDGGVTWEYRGTAAGLDAGLTAQPSTLWAPDVVRLGDRWCMFLTRIDGAPGDWSGRATIAQFESDDLESWRLLGEIDLGSERVIDAAVARTGDGRYRLWAKDERRDSSTVVAVSDDPGDPASWRIEGVAVGGRPHEGPKVLPLAGRYWLITDEWRGLAVHHSPDGVGDWRRQSERSGLILTAPERLDGAPIVARHADVVPLGGDRALIVYFTHPGWDGSELASMPPSVERRRSHVRAAVLTVVDGVLVCSDTPSGPSA; from the coding sequence ATGCCCCTGCGCGAGGACGCCTTCGCCGTGCCCTACTGCGACCCCGTCTTCGACGGCCCGACCGACCCGGTGCTGGTCGCGGACACCCTCCGGGGCGAGTGGCGCCTGTTCTACACCCAGCGGCGCGCGACGCTGGATCTCCCCGGGGTCGAGTGGGTGCACGGCAGTGCCGTCGGAGTCGCGGTGTCGCGAGACGGCGGGGTCACCTGGGAGTACCGCGGCACCGCGGCCGGTCTCGACGCCGGGCTGACCGCGCAGCCGTCGACGCTGTGGGCGCCGGACGTCGTCCGACTCGGCGATCGCTGGTGCATGTTCCTCACCCGGATCGACGGGGCGCCGGGCGACTGGAGCGGGCGGGCGACGATCGCGCAGTTCGAGAGCGACGACCTCGAGAGCTGGCGCCTCCTCGGCGAGATCGACCTCGGCTCGGAGCGCGTGATCGACGCCGCCGTCGCGCGCACCGGCGATGGGCGGTACCGGCTGTGGGCCAAGGACGAGCGGCGCGATTCGAGCACCGTGGTCGCCGTCAGCGACGACCCCGGCGATCCCGCGTCCTGGCGGATCGAGGGCGTCGCCGTCGGCGGGCGCCCGCACGAGGGGCCGAAGGTCCTCCCGCTCGCCGGGCGGTACTGGCTGATCACGGACGAGTGGCGCGGGCTGGCCGTGCACCACTCCCCCGACGGCGTCGGCGACTGGCGCCGGCAGAGCGAGCGGTCGGGTCTGATCCTGACGGCGCCCGAGCGGCTCGACGGTGCGCCGATCGTCGCCCGGCACGCCGACGTGGTGCCCCTGGGCGGGGACCGCGCCCTGATCGTCTACTTCACCCACCCGGGCTGGGACGGCAGCGAGCTCGCCTCGATGCCGCCGTCCGTGGAGCGGCGCCGCTCGCACGTGCGCGCCGCCGTGCTGACCGTCGTCGACGGCGTGCTGGTCTGCTCCGACACCCCGTCGGGCCCGTCGGCTTGA
- a CDS encoding ABC transporter ATP-binding protein translates to MREARASQAPLLLDRRHPGRSALRLLGRYRPRVVVAVLFFTVKDTPLWLLPVVTGAIVDVVVAGGPESTLWLWAGIALVALLQNYPNHVMYTRLYMSAVRQTGTDLRNALAARLQNLSIGFHSRASSSVVQTKVVRDVENIEVMYQQVGHPLLSATMVAIGAIVMTAIEVPAFLPVYACAIPLAVLLRAFLGRRSRQSNEQFRREVEHFSAGVGEMATLIPITRAHGLEQTAVARVAAGAEGVRSAGYSLDLLNGRFASLSWVSLQLLGIACLVLAAWVSISGWLPITPGQVVLLSSYFALLTGAMTNLLMLLPVIARGTESIRSIGELLEDPDLEQNEGKAQAAEVRGRIRLEDVTYRYGADGAGTESSADVASSVGVQRIDLDIEPGRTVAFVGSSGSGKSTMLNLVLGFLRPTGGRILLDGVDAETLDLRTWRRSVSVVPQDSVLFEGSIRDNVAYGLTGVGEERIVAALRDANALEFVRELPDGLDSVVGERGARLSGGQRQRIAIARALVRDPRVLLLDEATSALDPESEAAVKEALLRLMRGRTTLVVAHRLSTIRSADTIVVLERGRIVETGSHEELLAAGGRYATLHAVQAGR, encoded by the coding sequence GTGAGAGAAGCCCGCGCCTCGCAGGCCCCGCTGCTGCTCGACCGCCGCCACCCCGGGCGCTCCGCCCTCCGGCTGCTCGGCCGCTACCGCCCGCGGGTGGTCGTGGCCGTGCTGTTCTTCACGGTCAAGGACACGCCGCTCTGGCTGCTCCCGGTCGTCACCGGCGCGATCGTCGACGTCGTCGTCGCCGGCGGTCCGGAGTCGACACTCTGGCTGTGGGCCGGCATCGCCCTGGTCGCGCTGCTGCAGAACTACCCCAACCACGTGATGTACACCCGGCTCTACATGAGCGCCGTGCGCCAGACCGGGACCGACCTGCGCAACGCCCTCGCCGCCCGGCTGCAGAACCTCTCGATCGGCTTCCACTCCCGCGCGAGCTCCTCGGTCGTGCAGACCAAGGTCGTCCGCGACGTCGAGAACATCGAGGTGATGTACCAGCAGGTCGGCCATCCGCTGCTCTCCGCGACGATGGTGGCGATCGGCGCGATCGTCATGACCGCCATCGAGGTGCCCGCCTTCCTCCCCGTCTACGCCTGCGCGATCCCGCTCGCGGTGCTGCTGCGCGCCTTCCTCGGCCGCCGCTCCCGGCAGAGCAACGAGCAGTTCCGGCGCGAGGTCGAGCACTTCTCGGCGGGGGTCGGCGAGATGGCCACGCTGATCCCGATCACCCGCGCGCACGGCCTCGAGCAGACCGCGGTCGCCCGGGTCGCCGCGGGCGCCGAGGGCGTCCGCTCCGCCGGCTACAGCCTGGATCTGCTGAACGGCCGCTTCGCCTCGCTCTCCTGGGTGAGCCTCCAGCTGCTCGGCATCGCCTGCCTCGTGCTCGCCGCCTGGGTCTCGATCAGCGGCTGGCTGCCGATCACGCCCGGGCAGGTCGTCCTGCTCAGCTCCTACTTCGCGCTGCTGACCGGGGCGATGACCAACCTGCTGATGCTGCTGCCCGTGATCGCCCGCGGCACCGAGTCGATCCGCTCCATCGGCGAGCTGCTCGAGGACCCGGACCTCGAGCAGAACGAGGGCAAGGCGCAGGCGGCCGAGGTGCGCGGCCGGATCCGCCTCGAGGACGTCACCTACCGCTACGGCGCGGACGGCGCCGGTACCGAGAGCAGCGCCGACGTCGCGAGCAGCGTCGGCGTCCAGCGCATCGACCTGGACATCGAGCCGGGCCGGACGGTCGCCTTCGTCGGCTCCTCCGGCTCCGGCAAGTCGACGATGCTCAACCTGGTGCTGGGGTTCCTCCGTCCGACCGGCGGCCGCATCCTCCTGGACGGCGTCGACGCCGAGACGCTCGACCTGCGCACCTGGCGCCGCTCCGTCTCGGTCGTGCCGCAGGACTCGGTGCTCTTCGAGGGCTCGATCCGCGACAACGTGGCGTACGGACTGACCGGCGTCGGCGAGGAGCGGATCGTCGCCGCCCTCCGCGACGCGAACGCGCTGGAGTTCGTCCGCGAGCTGCCGGACGGCCTCGACTCGGTCGTCGGGGAGCGCGGTGCCCGCCTCTCCGGCGGTCAGCGCCAGCGGATCGCCATCGCCCGCGCCCTGGTCCGCGACCCGCGGGTGCTGCTGCTCGACGAGGCGACCAGCGCGCTCGACCCGGAGTCGGAGGCGGCCGTCAAGGAGGCGCTGCTGCGCCTGATGCGCGGCCGCACCACTCTGGTCGTCGCGCACCGGCTCTCGACGATCCGCTCGGCCGACACGATCGTCGTGCTCGAGCGCGGCCGGATCGTCGAGACCGGCAGCCACGAGGAGCTGCTGGCGGCGGGCGGGCGCTACGCGACGCTGCACGCGGTGCAGGCGGGGCGCTGA
- a CDS encoding acyl-CoA dehydrogenase family protein: protein MSGTGHMSGTGHVSSTGQSGLAEARAAFRPVFEEIAAGAVQRELDRELPFEPIQRLRAARFGGLRVPLEHGGRGLSLRETASLLIELATADSNVAQALRGHFAFVEDQLSFPPSPARDGWLRRLAAGELVGNAWSEIGTAAVGVTQTTLTRRGEDLVVNGTKYYSTGTIFADWTDVVVRREDGTDTAVVVRVDQRGVVATDDWSGFGQRLSGSGTTVFSDALVEPEHVFASVLRAPHQTPFFQLELLAVLAGIAAAVERDAIAAVRTRSRVYSHGLADHGRDDAQIQEVVGAISAIAFGARAAVLVAAEAVGEAAEDPARVPAAGAEVYRAQVLLTESVPRAATLLFDALGSSGVAATAALDRHWRNARTVGAHNPVIYKQRIVGEWALNGTPPPLAWSIGVGRPPG, encoded by the coding sequence GTGAGCGGCACCGGGCACATGAGCGGCACCGGGCACGTGAGCAGCACCGGACAGTCGGGTCTCGCGGAGGCGCGCGCCGCGTTCCGCCCGGTCTTCGAGGAGATCGCGGCGGGCGCCGTCCAGCGCGAGCTCGACCGCGAGCTGCCCTTCGAGCCGATCCAGCGGCTGCGCGCGGCCCGCTTCGGCGGTCTGCGGGTGCCGCTCGAGCACGGCGGCCGCGGGCTCTCGCTGCGGGAGACCGCGTCCCTGCTGATCGAGCTGGCGACGGCGGACTCGAACGTCGCGCAGGCGCTGCGCGGCCACTTCGCCTTCGTCGAGGACCAGCTGTCCTTCCCGCCGTCGCCGGCGCGCGACGGCTGGCTGCGCCGGCTCGCCGCGGGCGAGCTGGTCGGGAACGCCTGGAGCGAGATCGGCACGGCCGCGGTCGGCGTCACGCAGACCACGCTCACCCGACGGGGCGAGGACCTGGTCGTGAACGGGACGAAGTACTACTCCACCGGCACGATCTTCGCCGACTGGACCGACGTCGTCGTGCGCCGCGAGGACGGGACGGACACCGCCGTGGTGGTCCGCGTCGACCAGCGCGGCGTCGTGGCGACCGACGACTGGTCGGGCTTCGGCCAGCGGCTCTCGGGCAGTGGGACCACCGTCTTCAGCGACGCGCTCGTCGAGCCCGAGCACGTCTTCGCCTCCGTCCTGCGGGCACCGCACCAGACGCCGTTCTTCCAGCTCGAGCTGCTCGCGGTGCTGGCGGGGATCGCCGCCGCGGTCGAGCGGGACGCGATCGCCGCCGTCCGCACCCGCTCGCGGGTCTACAGCCACGGCCTGGCCGATCACGGGCGGGACGACGCGCAGATCCAGGAGGTGGTCGGCGCGATCTCGGCGATCGCCTTCGGCGCCCGGGCCGCGGTGCTCGTCGCGGCGGAGGCGGTGGGCGAGGCTGCGGAGGATCCGGCGCGGGTGCCGGCCGCCGGCGCCGAGGTCTACCGGGCCCAGGTGCTGCTCACCGAGTCGGTGCCGCGCGCCGCGACCCTGCTCTTCGACGCGCTGGGCTCCTCCGGGGTCGCCGCCACTGCCGCCCTCGACCGGCACTGGCGCAACGCCCGCACCGTCGGCGCACACAATCCGGTGATCTACAAGCAGCGGATCGTCGGCGAGTGGGCGCTGAACGGCACGCCGCCGCCCCTCGCCTGGTCGATCGGCGTCGGGCGGCCGCCGGGCTGA
- a CDS encoding acyl-CoA dehydrogenase family protein, translating to MTQTAPAPTSPETRQERARSHWDRVATPAEHEYWDAVASGVAETLAVDVLERDRGNLDPTTELKPLRSSGLVNLLDPAEFGGGGAVWSTAFRVIRILAAADASLAQILLYHYVNSANIAFSAPESERERFYRATIEGRWLWGDSVNPVDPDLELTPRDDGFELNGLKRFSTGVSSGDAVLVNAVIASGDRSGETLTFVLPRDREGIEPLGDWDYLGQRQSASGSVRFTGVRVDASEILGALVDEPFATLITPSIQLGFGNLYLGIAQGALAKGRGLTLGRKNSWFLSGVETYAQDPFVRRLYGELVAHTAAAEALADRVGALHDAEVARGAAVTAESRAAQAIEIAKVKIVTDALALDVTTRIYEATGSSSAKSSIGLDLYWRNVRTHSLHDPVDYKKLEVGANYLTGDVQPLSLYT from the coding sequence ATGACCCAGACAGCCCCCGCCCCGACCAGCCCCGAGACCCGCCAGGAGCGTGCGCGCTCGCACTGGGACCGCGTCGCCACCCCCGCCGAGCACGAGTACTGGGACGCCGTCGCCTCCGGCGTCGCCGAGACCCTCGCGGTGGACGTCCTCGAGCGCGACCGCGGCAACCTCGACCCGACCACGGAGCTCAAGCCGCTGCGGTCCTCGGGCCTCGTGAACCTGCTCGACCCGGCCGAGTTCGGCGGCGGCGGAGCGGTCTGGAGCACGGCGTTCCGGGTGATCCGGATCCTCGCCGCCGCCGACGCCTCGCTCGCGCAGATCCTGCTCTACCACTACGTCAACTCCGCCAACATCGCGTTCTCGGCCCCGGAGTCGGAGCGCGAGCGGTTCTACCGCGCGACGATCGAGGGCCGGTGGCTCTGGGGCGACTCGGTCAATCCGGTCGACCCCGACCTCGAGCTGACGCCGCGCGACGACGGCTTCGAGCTGAACGGGCTCAAGCGCTTCTCGACCGGTGTCTCCTCGGGCGACGCGGTCCTGGTCAACGCGGTGATCGCGTCCGGCGACCGCTCCGGCGAGACGCTGACCTTCGTGCTTCCGCGCGACCGCGAGGGCATCGAGCCGCTCGGCGACTGGGACTACCTCGGCCAGCGGCAGAGCGCCTCCGGCTCGGTCCGCTTCACCGGCGTGCGGGTGGACGCGTCCGAGATCCTCGGCGCGCTCGTCGACGAGCCGTTCGCGACCCTGATCACGCCGTCGATCCAGCTCGGCTTCGGCAACCTCTACCTCGGCATCGCGCAGGGCGCGCTGGCGAAGGGGCGGGGGCTGACCCTCGGCCGGAAGAACTCCTGGTTCCTCTCCGGCGTCGAGACCTACGCGCAGGATCCGTTCGTGCGCCGGCTCTACGGCGAGCTGGTCGCGCACACGGCGGCCGCGGAGGCGCTGGCCGACCGCGTCGGCGCGCTGCACGACGCCGAGGTCGCCCGCGGCGCGGCGGTGACGGCCGAGTCGCGCGCCGCGCAGGCGATCGAGATCGCGAAGGTGAAGATCGTCACGGACGCGCTCGCGCTCGACGTGACGACCCGCATCTACGAGGCGACCGGCTCCTCGTCCGCAAAGAGCTCGATCGGGCTCGACCTCTACTGGCGCAACGTCCGCACCCACTCGCTGCACGACCCCGTCGACTACAAGAAGCTCGAGGTCGGCGCGAACTACCTGACCGGCGACGTCCAGCCGCTCTCCCTGTACACGTGA
- a CDS encoding LLM class flavin-dependent oxidoreductase yields the protein MASRIVLNAFDMTCVGHQAPGLWRHPDSQADRYNDLEYWIDLARTLERGTFDALFLADVLGVYDVYRGSVGPALIDSAQVPVNDPLLQIPAMAAATKHLGFGVTISPTYEQPYALARRLSTLDHLTKGRIGWNVVTSYLDSAAQNLGLERQIPHDERYDIAEEFLDVSYKLWEGSWEEGAVLRDRERGVFTDPRKVHPIGHSGTHYRVPGIHLSEPSPQRTPVIFQAGASPRGIDFSAKHGEAVFINAIRPELTRRTTDAIRDAAEKHGRARTDPKILILATVIVAETDAEAQAKYADFKTYSSREGALAFYGGWAGLDLSEFPADVPLDYVDTDAVRSALSIFTKADPDRAWTPDDVAEYLGIGGIGPVIVGSPSTVADELERWVDVAGIDGFNLAYVVTPGTFEDFVDLAVPELRRRGRVWEEYEGSTLREYLQGPGSARVKDSHPAAAYRGAWTGSPSAADGLPDSVLSVLPALDPEPVR from the coding sequence ATGGCGTCCCGCATCGTCCTCAACGCCTTCGACATGACCTGTGTCGGCCACCAGGCGCCCGGCCTCTGGCGGCACCCCGACTCGCAGGCCGACCGCTACAACGACCTCGAGTACTGGATCGACCTCGCCAGGACGCTCGAGCGAGGCACCTTCGACGCGCTCTTCCTCGCCGACGTGCTCGGCGTCTACGACGTCTACCGCGGCTCCGTCGGTCCGGCGCTGATCGACTCCGCGCAGGTCCCCGTGAACGACCCGCTGCTGCAGATCCCCGCGATGGCCGCGGCCACGAAGCACCTCGGCTTCGGCGTCACGATCTCGCCCACCTATGAGCAGCCGTACGCGCTCGCGCGCCGGCTCTCCACGCTCGACCACCTCACCAAGGGCCGCATCGGCTGGAACGTCGTCACCTCCTACCTCGACAGTGCCGCGCAGAACCTCGGGCTCGAGCGGCAGATCCCGCACGACGAGCGCTACGACATCGCCGAGGAGTTCCTCGACGTCAGCTACAAGCTCTGGGAGGGCTCCTGGGAGGAGGGTGCGGTGCTGCGCGACCGCGAGCGCGGCGTCTTCACCGACCCGCGCAAGGTGCACCCGATCGGCCACTCCGGCACCCACTACCGCGTGCCGGGCATCCACCTCTCCGAGCCGTCGCCGCAGCGCACGCCGGTGATCTTCCAGGCCGGAGCCTCGCCGCGCGGCATCGACTTCTCGGCGAAGCACGGCGAGGCCGTCTTCATCAACGCGATCCGCCCCGAGCTCACCCGGCGGACCACCGACGCCATCCGCGACGCCGCGGAGAAGCACGGCCGCGCGCGCACCGATCCGAAGATCCTGATCCTCGCGACCGTCATCGTCGCCGAGACGGACGCCGAGGCGCAGGCCAAGTACGCCGACTTCAAGACGTACTCGTCCCGCGAGGGGGCGCTCGCGTTCTACGGCGGCTGGGCGGGGCTCGATCTCTCGGAGTTCCCGGCGGACGTGCCGCTCGACTACGTCGACACCGACGCGGTGCGCAGCGCGCTCTCGATCTTCACGAAGGCCGACCCCGACCGCGCCTGGACCCCCGACGACGTCGCGGAGTACCTCGGCATCGGCGGCATCGGCCCGGTGATCGTCGGCTCGCCGAGCACCGTCGCGGACGAGCTCGAGCGCTGGGTGGACGTCGCCGGGATCGACGGCTTCAACCTCGCCTACGTGGTGACCCCCGGCACCTTCGAGGACTTCGTCGACCTCGCGGTTCCCGAGCTGCGGAGGCGCGGCCGGGTCTGGGAGGAGTACGAGGGCTCGACCCTCCGCGAGTACCTCCAGGGCCCAGGCAGCGCCCGCGTGAAGGACTCGCACCCCGCCGCCGCCTACCGCGGCGCCTGGACCGGCTCGCCCAGCGCTGCCGACGGGCTGCCCGACAGCGTCCTCTCCGTCCTGCCCGCCCTCGACCCGGAGCCCGTCCGATGA